CGCCAAGACCAAGACTAAGAATGTTCCCAGGCGCCATTCCCCGTGTAAGGATATGAGCAATACACTTGCCGAAACTTCCAGCCGGTAAGAGTTCGCCGGGAGGATAAAATGCCCGTGCAAAGCCGCCGGCAATCTCAGCAACTCCGAGCCACCAACATGTGGGCCGCCCACAACTGGGGCTCCTTTATTTAGACAACCTCTCCAGTGGACGCAgcccctaccctgccctgcctttTTTCGTTGTTGAAATTCGATAGAAGTCTTTGTAGAATAGTGGAAGTATTTATTCCATGATATAAATTGCCATAAAGCAAACTAATTTGAATGACTCGTTATAAAATACTACGGGGTTAAAATCAGTCAATTAAGCGGCTGCTGTGGCACATGAATGATAGAAAAGGATAACATTGCTACTTGACTAAGATGGCACAAAGCCACCCGCACACCAAGAGCAGGGTGACCATTAGTGGGTGAGGTGATCCTTAAGGCTAGGGTCTGGTGTGCTGATGGCTACACAGTATTGTTGTGAACTTACACATCCACACTGTACGAGGCAAGGCAAGGCTGAAACGACCAGGAAGATCAGTGAGCTCTTCAAGATTAGGACTGTCAAGTATTCTTTGCCTATCTCTGAGAACACTAGTTTTTCAATTCATGATATGATATCCTGCAAAACTTCATGAGGCGAGTGCAGAGCGTTGAGGTGCCGCCTGGGGTCAGCACAAGGCAGGCCGCTCGAGGCTCACACCGCACCGCTCTACACTCGCATGAGAACAACATCAATTATATGACCATGAGttatatcattatatatattgcTAATGATTTTTATAATAATTTCAAATGCAGTGAATCTAATGTCATAAAACTCATAAtggtttcatgttttttttttatatttaaaagAACACACACTATATTATTCCTACAAGTGTTAACTTCAGACTATTGGCAGATGCAGCTGTGACTACGAGTGAGCCATGCACTCCTGGCCTCTAGCCCAAGCGTAACCTGTGGCAGCAGCACCACTGACTACATCTTATGTAACGGTAGACACTCCCCCTTCGCGAGGCTCCCGTTATCATCTCTAGCTTCGGCAGGGCCCCCGCGCCCCCTGCAGGAAAGGGTGTTTTCTGTGTCATCGTCAGAAAAGCGATACCGAAGGACACAGCAAAGTAAAAAGCCGGAGAGGAGAGCGCTAATCAATGTTTGCTGGCATGATGATCCATTATATCTATTGCTGGCATTGGTAAAATTTATAAtgtaaaaaaagttaataatgTCTTTCTGTTTTAAAACAGGCTTTCGACTGATTACAAAACGCTTCATGAAACCAATGGCATGACTGTTTTCAGTTTTCTGGATTGAGTGACTTTAATTTAAAGGGAGGGTAGCATCTTAAATTTGAAAAAGAGGAGTTAGAAAAAAAGTCATGGAAGTTTGCACAGTAACATTTTTCCCTTGAAAAAGGCACAAATGGAAGGGAGTAGACGTTGTGCTCCCTGCATGTTAGTTTGTAGGCAAAGCAAGACAAGCTGTGACGAGAGGCTGCAAGGCTCGCCGCCaagcaacaacacacacacacgcaggcccgTTAGTGTGCATGAGGCGCCTCGCCCAGTGTGAACCAAGCGCCGCGTCCATGGGCTCGAAATACTCTGAAGGACAGTCCCTACAAAGTGAAATATGAGCAGGGGATTTCCAGGAGAAGTTAGTACGCCACCAAGTCaaggagaaacgaaggatgacaaaaaagaataaaggttACGGAGATGCATGACAAGCTTGACACTGGAGCTGGCCTGAATGTGGCCTCAGAAGCTGTCAGTGAGGCAAGAGGGATCTGGAGGCAAAGGGCATCAGAGAAAGGAAATGCTTACAAGAGGTAGTAAATGCTGTGGATGAGGATGCCGATGGTGCAGGCGATGGCGGCCACGACGACGATGCTGGCGCGCATCACCCAGATCACCTCGCGGTCACTGGCCTACGCGGCGGGTGGGGCGAGGGTAGGCGAGGGTCAGGGACGGGTGTGAGGTGTGCGGCGAGAGGCAGCTAATATTCTTGACAGTTTAAGAAATATTGAACCACAAGAGACAAAATGTGAAGTAACAAAAAACTAAATTTATATAAGTAAGTAACAGAACAACAAAAGATAGTTTGTGAAGGCCAAGCTCTCCTTAAAAAGGCATCTCCCTCCTCTGTCTTTAGAGGTCATTAGTCACCCTTCTATTTGTGAACAAATGAAAAAATACATGTCCATTCTTATGGTTATTCAACTGTCAATTTCAccctaaatatgataaatgactGAGTGCACAATACGTGCTTTAAGGCAGGCCACCAGCCGTCCAGCTACATCTTCTCTTTTCTAAATTAAGGCCTCTCCAGAAATGACCGTAAACGAGCCTAGATGAAGAAAGCTCCTTCTTGAGAGCCGCACCTTTTGAACCAACCACTTGCTCAGCCAGTCAACTAACCGATTGCTTGAAGACGTTTTTGTAGATGTTCCTGGCAAACATGGACGAGGCGGAGAGAACGGAGGAGTCGGCCGAGGACATCACCGCTGCACTGACGGCGCCCAGACCCAGGAAGGCCACCCACTGCCCGAAGAACAGAGCGATAAAGACAAACCCCTTGTTGAGGTGCATACACGAGAATCATTAACTTCTGTGTCAATGGCTTTAATTTCACCCGGTCAATGTGAGCGAAACATCTTCATTACACTCATAAGCATCACTCTGATCACTGAACCTCTTCACGTTTGATGTCACCCAGATATGGTCAAAAGCAGCcattcagaaaaagaaaaaaaatattatccacAGATTTAAATTCTGAAAGATTCATTACTGACCAGCTCTCGAAGTAGACTAAATGATCATTCACAGGCGATGCAGCTACATGCCATCTGCGAGCTATTCACTGCTAATACGAGAGTAGAAATAAACATATGATCAAATGTGAATTAAATTTAATATCGTAATAAGTGCAGCATTTTTCTTATACACACTCTTGGGAGGTTGTTCACGAAGCTGGTTTAGTTAGAAATATCAACAATCACTTCAATAATCGGAATGCACGGATCTCTCGTCCGGCAAATTTATATCGTCACTTGCATGAGCTGTGACACTTGTGGATCAGAATTTTCCATGCTCTGAAGAAAGTTACAAAAGAAAACCATAAAGAATACTATCTGTCCTTGGACATACCGAATTTTATTATGAAAAAATACTCCGAATCCTAACTATCTATGTTATCGTGTATTATTTTTTACTGGTGTCCCGTGTCAACACAGCTATTCTTGACAATATATATTCTTCTATATAAGAGCAAAAACGGGGAGCTCACTAAATTGCATCAGAAAGACTCATATATTATTTAGTGATGTGATCAATAATGGTATTCTCTGTACGGGTGGCACGGATATTGGTGAATTTCAAGTGCCGTGTAAACTCTTCATTTGAAATCTTTACCCACAGGCATGAGGACGTAAAACAAGTTAGAAACTCTTGAagcaccactacctctaccaccacaactaccaccatcagcaACAACAGCCTTACCGTCGGCGTGTGGTACTGCATTACGAGGGGCAGGACCAGCTTCACTTGGTAGCCCTCGGGGGCGTGGCCGAAATCAGTCTTGGTCCAGTCTGGGGGGAAGCAACAGCACGCTAGGTTAGTTGTCATAAACGTATATTGCCCACTTAAACGCGAGCAGATAACTTCCTTCCTATAATTTCTACAGCTTAAGTTACCTTtcaattatttgtttatttttgtcttaGAGAAAGCGCCAATCTTTCGTTCAGTATATGTGGCTCTTCATACTTTCTGTAaacactgtggtggtggtggaggtatatATATGTGGAAAGGAGTAAGCTACATACACCTGCCAATTCATTGTACATCGGTTACTTTCTCAATAGACCGCATGCAGTATCAAAGAGTTGACAACGGACCCCCATGATTGTGCGAAGCGCCACAATCGCCACAGGAATGCGTCACGCGAACTATCCCTGAACAAGGCTTCATTTTGGCAACTTGGCAACGATTATAATCAAACCGTAAAATTTTTAAAAAAGCCTCGTAACTTAAAGCGCTTCGTTCAAATTTATTACGTTAATTCGAGATTCTGTATGACATTATATTATTTCTTTgccagcaggaggaagggaggagctgTCACCTGTGGCCTTGGCGACGGCGCCGATGATGCAGGCTGGCACGGCGCTCAGGAGACACCCGAAGGACGCCGCGAAGGATAGCATCCTGGCATGGGACGGAGTTCGGCAGGACAGCACCCTCTGGAAGTACACCTACGGGGCAAGACAACGGTAAGTGCGACTTCTGTTGATTTGGTCCTAACACTACGTAGCAATCATCTATTCTGTAAGGTATCGAAGGGCCTTCTTCAGCACTCTGTTGATTGACTTGTTAACTTGTTTGATTGTTCGGTCAGTGACTATCATGAAACAGCATTTGATTACTCTAGTATTAACATCGAAAGAGGATTTCCTGCCCCTCCGTTTTACTCCACGCCACTAACACCCACGTCCTTTCTAAGCATCACGGGAAGGTTTTGGCGCGTGTCTGTATACAACACTTGAGCTCACATGCGCCCTTGAATCTTGAAACAGACCTCTCGTTTACGGTGTTCACAGTTTTGGGCAAGCTAAGGCCGGAGGAACCTCGGAAATACTTCTCAACTAGATGAATTCTGCAGCTTTACAGCATTTATCGTACAGTCAGGATCAGGCTGGGGCAAAATGAAAACACGCGGGGAGAATGAAGTAGTATAATAGTAGTCTTTAGATCGTTGTTACATTTCTTGTTACATGGACCGAACCCGGATTGCACGTTATTATAATGCAGTCCGTGTGTTCGTTTTATTCGTGCTCCACTACGtccacaaccccatccatcacacttacactctccataattcagacctggaatcagtgcacacacacaagtacctttgtatccatctctcaactaacttgaaattcaacactcacatagaccacatcagcgccacagccaaccgaacactgggattccagtgtgtgtgtgtggtgaagggaCTGACCTGCCAAGGGATGCCTCCACAGATGAGCAGGAGCCAGTAGTCAATCCAGAGGCCCCATTCGGGCGAGGAGGGCTCGATGGAGCCCAGCCAGTTGGTTTCGTTGAGGGCGAGGGAACCCACCGACTCGTGCATCATGGAGAAGGGCACGGTGATCCACTGCGGGAGGGAGACTCGTTTCACAAACCATGAAGCACCGCACTGCCCGAGCTTGCCAGGCGATGACAAAATACGCTCATAGATACTCATAAAAtactctcaacaacaacaacaaagcattACGGAAGGCAGCAGCAAAACAACCTTTGCAAAATTACATTTCTCACACGTCTTTTTCACAAACCGTTATATTCAAATTTTACACGCATCCTTGAAAGATTCAaatagctttagatagacaggaaagtaaagctattgggcatTGGGACAATAGACGAATCACCAGGCCGATAAAGATGCAGAAGAGCTGGACGACGTCTGTGAAGGCGACGGAGTAGAGGCCGCCGAAGATTGTGTAGAAGACGGCGATGGCGGCACTCACGAGGATGGATACGGTGTTGCCGATGTCCAGGATGACCGCCAGAGTGGAGCCTGTAGGTGGGCAAGGCGAGGcggcggaggaaggaggaggtcgaAAAGATGAATCAGTTACCACCATGCGAGACAACATAACAATGGCTACCTGACCATCTCTGAGGACGGTGCATCATTCTGAATTCTAACCAGACTTTGCACATTACAGGCTACAAATTTGCAAGGCTGTTAATTCCGGCAAATATATAAAGATAAGAAAATCAGAAATCGGCTCGAGAAGTGGCAGACGTACCCAGGGCGGAGAGGATGGCCGCCGACCAGAAGGTTTCACCCATGAGCGCCGGGAAGTAGAGGAGTCCGCCCATGCGCCGCCCGAAGGCCTGCTGCAGCGGGTCCAGCATGGTGACGTAGCCCGCCTCGCGCATGGGCTTGGCGAAGAACAGCCCGCCTGGAGGAGGACGCGTCAGGAACAGCGGAAGAAAGaatggggaggagatgggggggAAGGCgggcagttctctctctctctctctctctctctctctctctctctctctctctctctctctctcagttctatttttctattatctatctcactgtgtgtgtgtgtgacgtctccaccaatatttatttcgttggcatcacagagtgtgatggcagctgccccggcCTTTCCGCtggctgctgtgacgtgcacctcGTAGGATGGAAAATGTCtgtatttgtgtgcgtgtgtgctcgtTTGTGTGCGCGCGTGCGAGCTTCGGCTAGGGGTGTGGCTACAATCCTCAGCGGCGTGACAAGAAGCCATAAGCAACAACGAAGACAGCCACTTACCCACGAGCCAAGATGAAGGGAATGTTCATCAGATATGTTTTAGTTTACAACACATTGTTTATCAGTGTCATTGACTCTGGTCAACTTGAAGGAGAGGTCAGGGCGAGGGTGTGCTGCCAGAGTGGGCTCTTGCTGGCGTGGCCCGTGACAGACTTATGGTCCTTGACTCAGGGTGATAGGAAGTCGATGTGTGGCATCATTCATGTCTCTTCAGTGACTGATAGTGTTAAAATAACCGCTTACCTGCTTCCGACGCCATAGGCACCCACTTGGCCCTGTCACTTTAAGCTCCTCCCCCCCCATGCACCTCGTCTACCTTATTCTCGggtcgtccctccctccctcacctcacatcctcctccccatcctcctcatccGCTCACGCGTTCCTCCAGTGGCACCAGAATAGATAATGTCGTGCGAGGGTGGCGGGTGTACTCCCTGCTGGCGGGCGTCCAGCACCCACCAATAACCTTTACGATTGTCAAGTAAAGTAACCAGATATTTAGCTCTACATGTGTCTTGAAACAAGTGGGAAATATGCACCTGATTGTCTTCACCGTGCTTTCCCCGCTACCGAGTGCATATCTTAGTCAATGGTCATCCACGTTTCTCGCACCAGTGCATCCCACGCGCGTGGCCGGCCACTCAGGGCCCTGGCAGGTGCTCTGGCGCGACTCCCCGGCGACGCCGCCGCCTTGTGGCAAAACACGGCGCACTTTGTCTCATTCATCCACATCTTGATCTTGATGCGCAATGCGCAGGTCACCTTTCAGGTGCATACCACACATATGtatttagattctctctctctctctctctctctctctctctctctctctctctctctctctctctctctctctctctctctctctctctctctctctctctctctctctctctctctctctgtgcgtgtgagtgcgcgcgtgtgtgtatatatctatcAAACCATCTACCATTGTTATTTACTGTAATTATTCTGCAACACAAAAGCAGAATGCTTAATACATACTGACTACCTTCACCTTCCAACAAACCGAACTTACCAACAGCGAGGGACAGCGCGTAGCCAAAGGGCGCCTGGCACCAGATGAGGCCCTTTTCGTACACCTTCTCCGCCGTGCCGTTGATGTAGCCGCCTCCCACCCATGTCGCTGAAATGTAAGGCTGATGTTAGTTCATCTTACAGTGGCGCACACAATgctcctctccaccaccccctGTCCCGCCTCCCACTCACGGTGCCGTAAATGCATGGACAGTTACTTTACCTCTCGTATCTGCACCCTATAACCCTCGCCACCATTCTCTACTTCACGTCGTCCTTAACCTTAAATAAAGACTAAGGAACCAACGCTGACGGATGACAGTATGAAAGAGACATGTCACAGTTACTTCAACACgcatatttagtgtgtgtgtgtgtgtgtgtgtgtgtgtgtgtgtgtgtgtgtgtgttggtgggggttcctgtgtgtgtatgcgtgtgtgtgtgtgtgtgtgtgtgtgtgtgtgtgtgtgtgtgtgtgtgtgcgcttttcATATACATACTCCAAACTTAAACTCAAAACTCCAGCTTCAGCTCATCAGTTCCAATATTTATCTTCCTGTGAATTCTCTCCATATCAAGTTACAGTTCAAGCAGCGTAATGCATGTGAGTCATTTTGTTGTAGGTCGTGTAATGGATTAGCTTCTATATATGTAAAACTTGCTGGGTCCAACTTGGCAAGGTATGCTTGTGTTTACAGTTCTGGCTGCCAGCTGGGGATGGCCGCGTGCTGCCAAGCCGGCGTTAAATATTTAGGCGTGTGTTACGTCCATGGAACCGCCGACAGAACTCGATAACGGAGTCCATTATTAAACTTCCCCTCGGTTTATATATGAATACAATTTAAACCAGTATTGTCGAAAACTCTTCTCCCCGTAAAATCTAGTTATGAGAAGATTTATTTTCAATGGTCCGATCAGTCAAAATGGTATTAAAATTTATCAAATATTGTCGCAATCTGAACTTTAGACAACACATTATTCTGTATTGTAATTAAAAGCTAACAAACCAAAACGATTAATGCATTCTTGAAACTCATAATGTAAGGTAGACATTCACTGATAATTATCTCTGCTCTCCAAGAGAGTGGTGGCTACTTCATTTATTAGGTTTTGTTCCACAGTTTCTCTGTTTTGACTAAATTAAACTCTTAATAGAGAAAAAGCCCTCACAGAGGAATGTGATGTGTTCCATAATTTACTCTCCTTGGTCAGTACACTCTTGATGTGCACACCTTGAAAAGTTGCCGTTTCAGTGAAGCAGATCCCAAGACATTCCTTGTGATCATTACGTTTTCACGCACCCGTCTGAATAAGTTTGCAGACGTTGCTTTGGACAACACTGGgctaaaaaaaatttttttttcttttacagcaaaggagacagttcaagggcaaaataaaaaaggaaacaataaaaaaaaaaacgctactcattgctcctgaaaagagttcagaggagtggacGAAAgatggtcaatttcgggaggagagatgtcccgaTAGCCtgctcttgaaagaattcaagtcttGCTCCGTCTCCCACCCTTGTTATGGtcacacggtgtgtgtgtgtgtgtgtgtgtgtgtgtgtgtgtgtgtcatgacgcTCGTTAGTTATTCATCGCGGCCCGGTGGTGCCAAGACGGTGACCTTCCTGCCAGTGCTCCACTTAGGGAATTATCGTTAATGCATTCTTCTTTAATTTCAGTATGAATGTTTAGGGAAATCTGTTCGCGTTGATGGCGAAGTAGTGTCAATTATGTCGTCCACTGTCCCAAAATAATTACTCTGCATAGAAGTGTGTATGAAATTTTTTGGAGTTAGTGTGGCAAAACTTAAGATTAGCTGATTTCAAAGCGGCCCCCGACGGAAGCATGTGTCTGCTGTCCACCCACGCTCAGCCTCCTGCACAGGTAAAGGCATGGGCCGCTGTCACGCGGAGATGCACTGTGCTTGTCGCGGGCGTGACGCACGGCTCCGGGTGGAAGTATGCGGATCAGAAACCTCAGCGCGTTATGCCGTGTGGCCATAACAGTTAAGGGTGGGAGGCGGAGCAAGACTGCCTCCTGCCCATAACCTTTCAGTTAATTTTAGGCAATAGACGGACAAAAGCCTGTACTGTTGCCTGAATAAGACGTATCCCAAGGTGTTCCTGCTCTTAACAATATTCATATAATTGAATAAAAATGGTGACTGCTCCGCATTCCTGGAGGGTATGCACCTCAACGGACCCAAACAAATTCTTCGTGCAACCTAGACGAAAATCCAGTTAAAAGCAGTCGATCCCTGAGCAGGAAGCGCTACTTGGCTCCCCGCCACGGCCATCACCTTCAACGTCATCGGTGAGAACCTTGCAAGCGCCGCCCCTCGAAAGTGTCGCTGGAAGTGACAATTTTGAGTCATACTGCGATTCAGACCCCGTGTGCTCGGCGCCTTGCGGGACGGAAGACTCACGTTTCCAGTTAGAAAACTACCATATCAAATTGTTACTGAgatgtaatattattattattatcgttattattattattattattattattattattattattattattattattattattattattattattattattattattattagtttaattataattatatttataattattattatcattatatttatcatcatcattatcgttatcgttgttgttgttgttgttgttgttgttgttgttgttgttgttgttatcattattatcgttatcactaccatcattattattatgctaCAAATATTTCATCATTGCATCAGAGTCACAGTGCTAGGAAGTGTAAGTGAAGGGCGGCCCGGGGAGGGGACGGGGCAGACTCCAGACGCCTAAGGAAATGTCGCTCACGGCATCATGTCACACGGTCACACAGACGGTTATTAACACATCGTTAACAACTTCCACATTTATCCGATATAAATTTTATCCCTTTGCATTACCATAAATATAAATACATTTGTCGGCTGGCCAAGTGGTTAGTGGGCTTGACGTCGCCCGTGAGTGTTGCGTACAGGTAAACGATTCTACAACTTTACCCCCCTGCCGCCCCCAGACCTAACACAATTATTCGTGGTGCGGTGGATAACGCCCCTGAGTGCCACACGAGAGGTTGAGCCTCGGGTCTCTCTCAGTCCGGAAACTTTTTCGCTAACAGGAACGGTTGCTGTCCTCCccaagaggggaggggaggagagttgTGTTGTGTGAGGTCTCAGACGTTCTATAAATCGGTTTAATGAGCTCAAAAGCTCCTCCCGGGAGTGTACTGAGCCCAGCACGTACTCAGACCGTTggtggatcacacacacacacacacacacacacacacacacacacacacacacacacacacacacacacacacacacacacacacacacacgtgcctgcCCACGATTCGCGATTCCCACTTGGCACTGTAGCGGCGGGGCCCGGCCAAGAGGCAGCGGCAGGGTGGTCGGGGGTGGCGCTTGGCGCGAGGGCGGAGAAGGGGCCAGAAGGAGGGGGCGGGGCCGGTACGTAGCCAGACAGGCGTAGCAAGGGAAGGGGAGCCTTTACTTCGTATGGCTAAGTTTCTCCCAAGGTTATGTCACCACAGATATTTTTGTTGTATAATTAGTGAACCAAATGCTGCACATCTCGTTAACTTGGGTTTATCTAACCTGTTGGTataattctgatttttttttttttaaatgagaaGTTTATCGACATAACTCATTCACATTTTTGCTCACTTAAAAAGACTTCAATTAGATCACCACGCCACCGACATCATTTCAACAAATGCAAATCAAAcggtttcattttctctttctatgtCAACTTTCTTAGCTCATGATCATCTCTGAATCTTCTCGGGGCACATCATGAAGCCTTTAGCCATTCTGTAACAAGAGGATTAATTTTAATGGCACAGTCAAGCTGGGGCTTATCATTGTGGCATATGGTTTTAGAATGCGATCATTGCTTCTGTTATTACAATAATAAAACCTAA
The DNA window shown above is from Eriocheir sinensis breed Jianghai 21 chromosome 26, ASM2467909v1, whole genome shotgun sequence and carries:
- the LOC127003814 gene encoding high-affinity choline transporter 1-like isoform X2; the protein is MLNIPGLAGIIVFYLLILGIGVYAAWRRRNKGDLPEEVMLAGRSIGPLVGILTMTATWVGGGYINGTAEKVYEKGLIWCQAPFGYALSLAVGGLFFAKPMREAGYVTMLDPLQQAFGRRMGGLLYFPALMGETFWSAAILSALGSTLAVILDIGNTVSILVSAAIAVFYTIFGGLYSVAFTDVVQLFCIFIGLWITVPFSMMHESVGSLALNETNWLGSIEPSSPEWGLWIDYWLLLICGGIPWQVYFQRVLSCRTPSHARMLSFAASFGCLLSAVPACIIGAVAKATDWTKTDFGHAPEGYQVKLVLPLVMQYHTPTWVAFLGLGAVSAAVMSSADSSVLSASSMFARNIYKNVFKQSASDREVIWVMRASIVVVAAIACTIGILIHSIYYLFKLCGDLVYVILFPQLLMVVHFRDYVNTYGSFVAFCLGLLVRLLGGEPYIGVPATIHYPFYNEETGEQYFPFRSVAMLVSLTSLITVSAVAKAIFKHGLLPARYDVCRCFSQGPEHTSEMEELANGNLAKNKSLPEVQTKEEVSPLKAAEKNLYIPNDQVINGV
- the LOC127003814 gene encoding high-affinity choline transporter 1-like isoform X1, coding for MDCLALLVSEKQSECVTVDAVESATTFPLNLAGPAKMLNIPGLAGIIVFYLLILGIGVYAAWRRRNKGDLPEEVMLAGRSIGPLVGILTMTATWVGGGYINGTAEKVYEKGLIWCQAPFGYALSLAVGGLFFAKPMREAGYVTMLDPLQQAFGRRMGGLLYFPALMGETFWSAAILSALGSTLAVILDIGNTVSILVSAAIAVFYTIFGGLYSVAFTDVVQLFCIFIGLWITVPFSMMHESVGSLALNETNWLGSIEPSSPEWGLWIDYWLLLICGGIPWQVYFQRVLSCRTPSHARMLSFAASFGCLLSAVPACIIGAVAKATDWTKTDFGHAPEGYQVKLVLPLVMQYHTPTWVAFLGLGAVSAAVMSSADSSVLSASSMFARNIYKNVFKQSASDREVIWVMRASIVVVAAIACTIGILIHSIYYLFKLCGDLVYVILFPQLLMVVHFRDYVNTYGSFVAFCLGLLVRLLGGEPYIGVPATIHYPFYNEETGEQYFPFRSVAMLVSLTSLITVSAVAKAIFKHGLLPARYDVCRCFSQGPEHTSEMEELANGNLAKNKSLPEVQTKEEVSPLKAAEKNLYIPNDQVINGV